The genome window CACGGTGAAAAGCGAGGTGTCTTCATGACGCGCCGAACCGTGCCCTCGATTCGCCCGAGTGATCTGCGTGATCACGCCGATTCGGCTCGCATCGATCGCGTCTGGGATCGGCTCGAGCACGATTTGTCCGCACGCGCCCCGGACAAACCTCGAAGCGCCACCACCATGCTCGCTCTCGCAGCCGCAGCGATGGGCGTTTTCACAGGCGGCGTGTGCGTTGGTTGGATCCTGCACCCCGAACGCAGCGAAGCTCCCATTCACGCCACGTCCATCGAAAGCAGCACGCCAAACGTGCTCGCTGCAGGCAGGCAAAGCGCGAGTTACGACCTGCCCGGTGGCGGAACGATCACGCTGTCGCCTGGCGCCACGGTCGAAGTCGATCGCGACGGGCATGAAACACTCACGCTTCGTTTGCTCCGCGGCGAAGCATCCACGTTCACCACGAGCGCCGGACGATCCTCCGAAATCGAGCTCATCGTCGAAGATGCACGCGTCCTCGCAAAGCCCGGCAGCGAAGTGTTTGTCCGGAGAAACACGACGGACATCGACGTGCGCGTGGCAAGCGGTTCGGCGCAATTGTATTGGCCATCAGGCTCGCGCGAATTGTCGACGGGAGAACGCATCGAATCCGTGCCGATGCGCATGCTGCTCGCCCCTGTATCTCGGGTCGAACGAGACAACGACGACGATGATTTACGTCGCCCGCCGCGCGCGACGCTTCCGCCGCCGCGCGACATCACGTCGCTTCCGCATCGGATCGAAACGCCGATGGCGACCATCGCGCCGCCCGATTGGCGCACCAAATACAACGCCGGCGAGCTCGCTCAGGCGCTGGAAATGCTTCGTGGGCAGCCGGGTGGAATCGACGGCGCCATCATGACGGCAAGGAGCGCAGCCGAGCTTGCAGCCATCAGCGACATCGCCCGTGCCAAAGGAGGCGACCCCGCGGCCGCGCTCAACGCGCTCACGCAGCTCGTCGAACGCTTCCCAAGCGACCCATACGCGGAAATTGCCGCTTATACGCTCGGTGGCATGTACGAAAAGTTGGGTCAACCGGATCAAGCGCAAAAGTATTTCGAACGCGCACGAAGCCTCAAAGGTGTCCTGGCAGAAGACGCCCTCTGCAAGCAGATCCGCGCAGAACATCGAGCTGGTCGGAAGGATGAGGCAAAGCGCATGGCCCAGGAGTATGTGAACAAGTACCCCGATGGTCGATGCAAGGAAGACGTCGAGCGCGCGCTGTCCGGCGAGGAGCTTCCTCGGGAAGAGCCCGAAGCCGTGCTCGATGCCGGTGTTGACGATGCTGCATCGACGCCACCCGCAGCAGCATCATCCCCGGCACCTGCAGCGCCTTAGCCTCCGCCTCGCCTGCTTCTGCATCACGCTTGCCCTCGTCGTTCTGGCCGCTCCTGCGGCTGCCGACGAGCCGGCCACGACGGCGCCAAAACCTACGACGCACGCCGCTTCTCGCCGCATCGAAGTGCGCCTGTCGATGTCTCGTGCCGCTGCCGATGCGCTCGGTGAAGTACGAGTCAGACGCTTGTTCGAGCTCGAGCTCGACGACGTCGGAACGCTCGCTCCCGGTGCAGGTGGTCCGCTTGGTGACTCCGTTGCGCACGTGTGGCTCGACGTGCTCAGTCCTCCGCAAGTGCTCATCGAGGTTCGTTTTGCCGAACGCGCGGTCACGCGACGCTTCATCGCCATCGAAGGGCTGAGTGCCGACGTGTCTGCGCGTCTCGTGGCCATCGCTGCCAATGAGCTCGTTCGTGCGCAAGCTCGACCCCTGCGCCCTCGCAAGGAGCCCAAGCCGCGTCCACCCACGGCGCAGGAGATCGAACTGGCCAAGCGCCGTGCACCTGCGGTCGTTTGGTCGGTGGGGCCGAGCATTGCAGCGCTGCCGTCGAGCTCGGGATTCCTTTGGGGTCCAAGTGTTTCCCTGGGAATGCGAGCAATGGGAGCAAGCGAGCATCTGTTTGCTCGGTGGCTCACGGGGACGACGTCAGCAGATTCGACACGGTGGCTCGAAGTCGGGCTCGCTGCGGATTACCGCGTGTGGCTGGGAAAGTCCGCGCGGCTTTCCTTCGGCGCAGATGCAGCGTTCGCGTTCCTGCGTCTCGGTGACGTGCGCGCGACCGATGGCATTTCCGGCATGCGCGACACTTGGTCCGGTCGTGCGGGCGCGACGCTCGGCATCGACGTGCGCGCGTTTCGCATCGGCTGGGTCGGGTTTCACGCTAGCCCTGGGGTCATCCTTCGACCCGTGCCGTTCGAACATGCGAGTGGTCAACGCGGCGAGCTCACCGGTTTTTGGCTCGGGTTTGGCGTGACGCTACAGCTCGAGCACCTGCTCCCCGGGTTCGTACCGACAACCCCACACTGACGTCGCGCGAGTTTCTCCTGGACGTTGGTCCGGGCACGCGTGTTGCCGGGACGCATCGCCAGCACGGGCACAACTGCCACCGGAGGGACCACCATGTTCGACAGCGGCTGGACGATTTTTCGCGTTCGCGGGATCCCCGTGAAGTTGCACGTCTCGCTCCTCTTGTTCCTCCCATTCGTGGCGTACGTGGCTTCGAGCCAGTTTCGGTATGTCGGGAAGGTGGTGGGTTTGCCGCTCGACGACCTATGGCTGCCGACGCTCGCCTGGGGAGCGATTCTGGCCGTGGGTCTGTTCGTGTCGATCTTGCTGCACGAATTGGCGCACTCGATCGTGGCCTTGCGTGGCGGTACGCCCGTTCGATCCATCACCCTCATGATGCTTGGTGGTGTTTCGCGGATGGAGCGTGACGTGAAGCCCGAGCGAGAGGCGTGGATGGCGTTTGTCGGTCCGCTATCGAGTCTCGGGCTTGGCTTGTTTTGCGGCGCGATGTACTTGCTGCCGTTTCCGATGGAAGTGCGCGTCGCGTGGCTCGTGCTCGCGATGATCAACGTCGTTCTGGCGGCGTTCAACCTGCTACCAGCGTTTCCCATGGACGGCGGCCGCGTTCTACGAGGTCTGCTCACGCCACGTCTCGGTCCGCATCGCGCAACGCGCGTTGCGGTGACGGTGGGAAAGTTCATGGCCGTACTTTTTGCGTTTTACGGCCTCTTGTCGTTCAACGTGCTGCTCGTGCTCATTGCCGCGTTCGTGTACATGGGCGCGATGGGCGAGCAGGCGCGTAACGAGCTGCGACACGTGCTCGAAGGAACGATGGTGCTCGACGTGATGACCGATCGCCTAGGGGCTGCGCGTGCAGACGAACCAGCGGGCGACGTGGCCAGGCGTCTCTATCGGGAAAACCAGGAAGGCGCGCTCGTGATCGATGGACGTCACAACGGTTTTTCCGGGCGTGACGAGCAGGAGGATCACGTGCTCGGTGTGGTCATCGCGAGTGATCTGGCGAAACCCGAGCTGGTGAAGGCACCCACGGTGCCGGTGGGAGCTGCCATGCGCAAGGAGCTGCCTCGCGTTCACACGAGAGACGACGCGGCAGCGATGCTCGACACGCTCATGAGTGGAGATGTCGATGCAGTGCTCGTACTCGACGACAGCGAGCACATCGTCGGGCTCGTGACCCAAGCGGACATTCAGCGAGCGATGACATTTTTAGGAGCGATGTCGCGCGATCAGCGGACACCACCAGGATCGCGTCCGCAGCGTTGAGAAGGACAAACCCACTCAGGTCGACGATGACATTTTGGGGATGAGCAGGCGCATGCGCGCGCCACCACTGGGAGCATCGTCGATCTCGATCTGCACGCGCACGTGGGCGGCGACTGCAATGGCGGCGATGAGCGTAATCCCCGTCGGCCGCCCCGTTGCAATCGCCTCGAAGTTGCGGCTGAGCACGCCGTCGCGAGCCGCAACGGGCACGTGTTGACCCGCGTCGTCGAACGTCAGGGTCCAACCTTCTTCGTTTTCGGCGAGCGTCACGACGACTTCGGAGCCTGGCGGCGAAGCATTCACGGCATGACCGAGCAGCGCGTGCATCAGCACCGAAAGCGCACCGATCGGCACGACTTCATAAGCGTTGGCTGGCGCGACGACGTTGACCTTCACGTCGTGCCGTGCCGCTCGCCCCATGTCGTCGCGAACGACTTCACGGAGCGCGTCGGCGATGTCCGCATGACGAGGCAGCTCGCCGATGGGACACGCACCAAGCCGCGCCAGATCGGACATCGTTTCCGATGCAGCCGTCACGTGACGCATCGCGCTCGACACGACTTCGCCCACTTCGTCCTTGCGGTCGCGAAGCGGCAAGAGGTCGCGCGTAATGGCCGAAAAGATGCCCCGCAGCTCCAAGCCGAGCACCCGCGTTCCAGCCACGAGCGCCACGACCGCGTCGCTGCTCACGGGCTCGATCGATGGGCTCGCAGGCATCTTCGACGAGCTCGCGAACATCGCTGCGAGCTCACGTGCGTACTCTTCACCCTGCTGCTGCGCCGCTGCGAGCTCGCGCTTCAAGTTCTCGAGCTCTTGGCGCTGCCGATCGACATCTGCAGGCAGCACGAGCGTTTGCATCGACCCGTCGAGCTCGAGGTGACCACCGTACTTGATGGCCATGCGCGACAGCCATGACCGTTCAGTCTCGAACGTTGCCGACTGATCCGGTCCTAGATGCGCGCTCACGCGTACTTCGTCTTTTTCGCGGCGAACGCTGAGCTCGGCGCTGCCTTGACCCTTCGCGGGATCGCCGGTCTGGCTGATGAGGAGCAGCAGCATCCGACGAAGCTCGCTCTCGTCGCCGAACACCGTCGTGCCTGCGCCCATCTCGATTTGCACGCGCGCCTCGGGAGCCAATTCCCAAAGCAGCGCGGTGACGTCGACTTTGCCTCGGCGGCCGCGTGGCGACGTCGAATTCCCGTGAAGCGACGCAAGCAAGTCGACCGCTTCGTCGAGCTTGTTGAGCGTCGTTTCTACGACGGCGGAATGATTTTCTTCGTTTGGAGCACGCACCGACTCGGGTGGTCCCGATTGGATGATGACCCCATCGCGAAGCTTCTTTGCCGCCGTGCGGGCTTCCTGGGCAAGGAGCCACG of Polyangiaceae bacterium contains these proteins:
- a CDS encoding tetratricopeptide repeat protein; this translates as MTRRTVPSIRPSDLRDHADSARIDRVWDRLEHDLSARAPDKPRSATTMLALAAAAMGVFTGGVCVGWILHPERSEAPIHATSIESSTPNVLAAGRQSASYDLPGGGTITLSPGATVEVDRDGHETLTLRLLRGEASTFTTSAGRSSEIELIVEDARVLAKPGSEVFVRRNTTDIDVRVASGSAQLYWPSGSRELSTGERIESVPMRMLLAPVSRVERDNDDDDLRRPPRATLPPPRDITSLPHRIETPMATIAPPDWRTKYNAGELAQALEMLRGQPGGIDGAIMTARSAAELAAISDIARAKGGDPAAALNALTQLVERFPSDPYAEIAAYTLGGMYEKLGQPDQAQKYFERARSLKGVLAEDALCKQIRAEHRAGRKDEAKRMAQEYVNKYPDGRCKEDVERALSGEELPREEPEAVLDAGVDDAASTPPAAASSPAPAAP
- a CDS encoding site-2 protease family protein; this encodes MFDSGWTIFRVRGIPVKLHVSLLLFLPFVAYVASSQFRYVGKVVGLPLDDLWLPTLAWGAILAVGLFVSILLHELAHSIVALRGGTPVRSITLMMLGGVSRMERDVKPEREAWMAFVGPLSSLGLGLFCGAMYLLPFPMEVRVAWLVLAMINVVLAAFNLLPAFPMDGGRVLRGLLTPRLGPHRATRVAVTVGKFMAVLFAFYGLLSFNVLLVLIAAFVYMGAMGEQARNELRHVLEGTMVLDVMTDRLGAARADEPAGDVARRLYRENQEGALVIDGRHNGFSGRDEQEDHVLGVVIASDLAKPELVKAPTVPVGAAMRKELPRVHTRDDAAAMLDTLMSGDVDAVLVLDDSEHIVGLVTQADIQRAMTFLGAMSRDQRTPPGSRPQR
- a CDS encoding sensor histidine kinase, whose product is MTSDRLTRNELTWLLAQEARTAAKKLRDGVIIQSGPPESVRAPNEENHSAVVETTLNKLDEAVDLLASLHGNSTSPRGRRGKVDVTALLWELAPEARVQIEMGAGTTVFGDESELRRMLLLLISQTGDPAKGQGSAELSVRREKDEVRVSAHLGPDQSATFETERSWLSRMAIKYGGHLELDGSMQTLVLPADVDRQRQELENLKRELAAAQQQGEEYARELAAMFASSSKMPASPSIEPVSSDAVVALVAGTRVLGLELRGIFSAITRDLLPLRDRKDEVGEVVSSAMRHVTAASETMSDLARLGACPIGELPRHADIADALREVVRDDMGRAARHDVKVNVVAPANAYEVVPIGALSVLMHALLGHAVNASPPGSEVVVTLAENEEGWTLTFDDAGQHVPVAARDGVLSRNFEAIATGRPTGITLIAAIAVAAHVRVQIEIDDAPSGGARMRLLIPKMSSST